One Methanococcus aeolicus Nankai-3 DNA segment encodes these proteins:
- the pyrC gene encoding dihydroorotase, which translates to MLLKNCKIIKNNSIIEADILIENDKIKKISKNISNNENSDKNNTIDLKNKIVMSGIIDSHVHFRYGQPQKEDFISGSKAGINGGVAYAIDMPNSNPPTTTKEEFEKKYKEGKEKSKINIEFNYGITENNYLDSIKNAKSYKIFMVKSVGDLFISDYSKLKDILNQNKLFTIHAEHKNIIAENSKKYPLNSWTNHTKIRDSRSEVEAIKEIIKNLEIVEKLNQNKPRIHICHLSTKEGLNLINNAKKTFKNVKITTEVAPHHLFLNKEDAEKLKGMGKFNPPLRTKEDCKALINGIVNKTVDIIATDHAPHNIDEKNNPVESCPSGIPGIETLVPLTLDLVNKNIINIFDVERLLSGAPSKIFNIDNEIRGGNNANLSIIDLDKDVTIKGETFKSKAKFTPFESWKVKGAPIYTIINGEVYDACGNI; encoded by the coding sequence ATGCTTTTAAAAAATTGTAAAATTATAAAAAATAATTCTATTATTGAAGCCGATATATTAATCGAAAATGATAAAATTAAAAAAATAAGTAAAAATATATCAAATAATGAAAATAGCGATAAAAATAATACCATTGATTTAAAAAATAAAATTGTAATGAGCGGAATTATTGATTCCCATGTTCATTTTAGATATGGGCAACCACAAAAAGAAGATTTTATAAGTGGAAGCAAAGCAGGTATTAACGGTGGAGTGGCTTATGCAATAGACATGCCAAATAGCAACCCCCCAACCACCACAAAAGAAGAATTTGAAAAGAAATACAAAGAGGGAAAAGAAAAAAGCAAAATAAATATAGAATTTAATTATGGAATTACTGAAAATAACTATTTAGATAGTATAAAAAATGCAAAATCATATAAAATTTTTATGGTAAAATCTGTTGGAGACTTATTTATAAGCGATTATTCAAAATTAAAGGACATATTAAACCAAAATAAATTATTTACCATTCATGCGGAGCATAAAAACATAATAGCCGAAAACTCAAAAAAATACCCATTAAATAGCTGGACTAACCACACAAAAATAAGAGATAGTAGAAGTGAAGTTGAGGCAATAAAAGAAATAATAAAAAACTTAGAAATTGTTGAAAAATTAAACCAAAATAAACCACGAATACATATATGCCATTTATCCACAAAAGAAGGACTAAATTTAATAAATAATGCCAAAAAAACATTTAAAAATGTGAAAATAACAACCGAAGTTGCACCACATCATTTATTTTTAAATAAAGAAGATGCCGAAAAATTAAAGGGAATGGGAAAGTTCAATCCACCACTTAGAACAAAAGAAGACTGCAAAGCACTAATAAATGGAATTGTAAATAAAACGGTGGATATAATTGCAACAGACCACGCACCACATAATATTGACGAAAAAAATAATCCTGTTGAAAGTTGCCCTTCTGGAATTCCGGGAATAGAAACCCTTGTTCCTTTGACTCTGGATTTAGTTAATAAAAATATTATAAATATATTTGATGTTGAAAGGTTATTAAGTGGAGCTCCTTCAAAAATATTTAATATTGATAATGAAATAAGGGGGGGAAATAATGCAAATTTATCAATTATTGATTTAGACAAAGATGTGACAATTAAGGGGGAAACATTTAAATCTAAGGCTAAATTTACACCATTTGAAAGTTGGAAAGTTAAGGGAGCTCCGATATATACTATTATTAATGGAGAAGTGTATGATGCATGTGGAAACATTTAA
- a CDS encoding methanogenesis marker 15 protein: MTVKIAELTCGPEYSGVQAEIEKAANDVGGEIIFPEVDLDYIDKVDDMLGFNVASANLKLMFARAMSIIEGNTEAEAVFIATCFRCAEGALVRNEVRRLVQQHTDLPVVMYSFTERTKAPELSTRMEALATIVERKSLLSRKKQTGISLGLDSGSTTTKAVIMQDNEIVGTGWGPTREIIESAQKVMDNALKEAGLKAEDIETIGTTGYGRHTMGEYFKADLIQEELTVNSKGAAFLANKQEGEATVIDIGGMDNKAISLNHAIPDNFTMGGICAGASGRFFELTARRLDISIQELGDLAAEGDWRNVMMNSYCIVFGIQDLVTALAGGASSADVAAAAAHSVAEQIYEQQLQEVDVRDPVILVGGSSLFKGMVMALEEILGKKIIVPPHSQYIGAVGAALLSSGYKDLK; the protein is encoded by the coding sequence ATGACTGTAAAAATAGCAGAATTAACCTGCGGTCCAGAATACAGTGGAGTTCAGGCCGAAATTGAAAAAGCCGCAAATGATGTGGGCGGAGAAATAATATTTCCCGAAGTAGATTTAGATTACATCGATAAAGTAGATGATATGCTTGGATTTAATGTGGCATCGGCAAATTTAAAGCTAATGTTTGCTAGAGCAATGTCTATTATTGAAGGTAATACAGAGGCAGAAGCCGTATTTATAGCAACTTGTTTTAGGTGTGCCGAAGGAGCTCTGGTTAGAAACGAAGTAAGAAGATTGGTTCAACAACATACAGATTTACCTGTTGTTATGTATTCATTTACCGAAAGAACAAAGGCACCAGAGTTATCAACCAGAATGGAGGCATTAGCTACAATTGTAGAAAGAAAATCATTACTATCCAGAAAAAAACAAACTGGAATTAGTTTAGGTTTGGACAGTGGTTCAACCACTACAAAAGCCGTAATTATGCAGGACAATGAAATAGTGGGAACAGGTTGGGGACCAACAAGGGAGATTATAGAATCAGCTCAAAAGGTAATGGACAATGCTTTAAAAGAGGCAGGATTAAAGGCAGAAGATATTGAAACAATTGGGACAACAGGATATGGAAGACATACAATGGGAGAATACTTTAAAGCAGACCTTATTCAGGAAGAATTAACAGTAAATTCAAAAGGTGCAGCCTTTTTAGCAAATAAACAAGAAGGGGAAGCTACTGTAATCGACATAGGTGGAATGGATAATAAGGCAATATCTTTAAACCACGCTATACCAGATAATTTTACAATGGGGGGCATTTGTGCCGGTGCTAGTGGTAGGTTCTTTGAATTAACAGCCCGAAGGTTGGATATATCCATACAGGAGTTGGGAGACCTTGCCGCAGAAGGAGATTGGAGAAATGTTATGATGAACAGTTACTGTATTGTATTTGGTATTCAAGATTTAGTTACGGCCCTTGCAGGAGGGGCTTCGTCAGCTGATGTAGCGGCAGCTGCAGCTCATTCCGTAGCTGAACAAATCTACGAGCAGCAATTGCAGGAAGTAGATGTGAGGGACCCAGTTATATTGGTTGGAGGAAGTAGTTTATTTAAAGGTATGGTAATGGCTTTGGAGGAAATACTTGGTAAAAAAATAATAGTTCCACCACATTCCCAATATATTGGAGCTGTTGGTGCGGCATTGTTATCTTCCGGATATAAAGATTTAAAATAA
- a CDS encoding KEOPS complex subunit Pcc1, with translation MAEIYFKMELPSNENEVNSLKVDDMDDGLVIQTNYNHSTKNLILEIKTNSTGSLNNILDDYFVNYEMMLNIMDLTKNNVKVKKLNK, from the coding sequence ATGGCGGAAATTTATTTTAAAATGGAGCTCCCCTCTAATGAAAATGAAGTAAATAGTTTAAAAGTAGATGATATGGACGATGGCTTAGTAATACAAACTAATTATAACCATTCAACTAAGAATTTAATATTGGAGATAAAAACAAACTCAACAGGCTCATTAAATAATATATTGGACGATTATTTTGTAAATTATGAAATGATGTTAAATATTATGGATTTGACTAAAAATAATGTAAAAGTTAAAAAACTAAATAAATAA
- a CDS encoding glutamate--tRNA ligase, protein MRDTILKYVLQNSIKFKGAPNPKAIMGKILGENPDLRKKAGEVSKIIAEIIKEIENMPLNEQQAKLESLAPELLNSKPAERKKKELQLKNVKEGAPVVMRFAPNPSGPLHLGHARAAVLNDYFAKKYNGKLILRLEDTDPKRVMPEAYEMIKEDLEWLGVKIDDVIVQSDRLPIYYEYGTKLIEMGHAYVCDCEAEEFRELRANGKPCVCRDLGVEKNLELWNKMLNNEIDGVAVRLKTDIEHKNPSIRDFPIFRIENTPHPKTGTKYRVYPLMNLSVSVDDHLLGMTHVLRGKDHIVNTEKQKYIFDYFGWEMPEYIHYGILKIDGPILSTSKMSEGIKNNEFTGWDDPRFGTLRALKRRGIKPEAIYKSMVDIGVKQADVKYSWENLHAVNKDIIDKDARRFFFVENPKTLIIEGAKITTINLRAHPSREEFGTRELIFDGNIYISDDLEVNKMYRLMELHNIVVEKIENNTIYAKYHSDDFKIAKENKAKIIHWIPVKDAIPTTVINTEGEKIKGFAEKDFKIVNIDDFVQFERFGFVRIDEKKDDEIICYYTHN, encoded by the coding sequence ATACGAGACACAATTTTAAAATATGTTCTTCAAAATTCAATAAAATTTAAAGGAGCTCCCAACCCAAAGGCAATCATGGGAAAAATATTGGGAGAAAATCCAGATTTAAGAAAAAAGGCAGGGGAAGTTTCAAAAATAATTGCAGAAATAATAAAAGAAATAGAAAATATGCCACTAAATGAACAACAGGCAAAATTAGAATCCCTTGCCCCAGAATTATTAAACAGCAAACCAGCAGAAAGAAAAAAGAAAGAGCTACAATTAAAAAATGTAAAAGAGGGAGCTCCTGTTGTAATGAGATTTGCACCAAATCCATCTGGACCACTTCATTTGGGACATGCCAGAGCTGCTGTATTAAATGATTATTTTGCAAAAAAATATAATGGAAAATTAATTTTAAGGTTGGAGGACACAGACCCAAAAAGAGTAATGCCTGAAGCTTATGAAATGATTAAAGAGGATTTAGAATGGCTTGGAGTAAAAATAGATGATGTAATTGTTCAATCCGATAGATTACCCATTTATTACGAATATGGAACAAAATTAATAGAAATGGGGCATGCCTATGTTTGTGATTGTGAGGCAGAAGAATTCAGGGAGCTCCGAGCTAATGGAAAACCATGTGTATGTAGGGATTTAGGAGTGGAGAAAAATTTAGAACTATGGAATAAAATGCTAAATAATGAAATAGATGGAGTTGCAGTCAGGTTAAAAACAGACATAGAGCATAAAAACCCATCAATAAGAGATTTTCCTATATTTAGAATTGAAAACACACCCCACCCAAAAACAGGCACAAAATACAGAGTTTATCCACTAATGAACCTGTCCGTATCTGTTGATGACCATCTTTTAGGTATGACCCATGTATTGAGGGGAAAAGACCATATAGTAAATACGGAAAAACAAAAATACATATTTGATTACTTTGGCTGGGAAATGCCCGAATATATACATTATGGTATTTTAAAAATAGATGGACCGATTTTAAGCACATCAAAAATGAGCGAAGGAATTAAAAACAATGAATTCACAGGTTGGGACGACCCTAGATTTGGAACGCTAAGGGCATTGAAAAGAAGAGGAATAAAACCAGAGGCAATTTATAAATCAATGGTAGATATTGGAGTAAAACAGGCAGATGTAAAATACTCATGGGAAAACTTACATGCTGTAAATAAAGATATAATTGATAAAGATGCTCGACGGTTCTTCTTTGTAGAAAATCCAAAAACTTTAATAATCGAGGGAGCAAAAATCACTACGATAAATTTAAGAGCTCACCCAAGTAGGGAAGAATTTGGAACAAGAGAATTAATATTTGATGGAAATATTTATATTTCCGATGATTTGGAAGTAAATAAAATGTATAGATTGATGGAGCTCCATAATATTGTAGTTGAAAAAATAGAAAATAACACAATATATGCCAAATACCACTCCGATGACTTCAAAATAGCAAAAGAAAATAAAGCAAAAATAATACATTGGATTCCTGTAAAAGATGCCATTCCTACTACCGTAATAAATACAGAGGGAGAAAAAATTAAAGGATTTGCTGAAAAAGACTTTAAAATAGTAAATATTGATGATTTTGTGCAATTTGAAAGATTTGGATTTGTAAGAATAGATGAAAAGAAAGATGATGAAATAATTTGTTATTATACCCATAATTAA
- a CDS encoding TIGR00266 family protein → MKCHKVDYEIFGDDMQVVEVELDPNESVIAEAGAMNWMEDGINFETKMGDGSDANEGLVGKLFGAAKRVITGESLFLTHFTNVGRGKKRVAFAAPYPGSIIPIDLSKLDGEFFCQKDSFLCAALGTKVGISFNKKIGTGLFGGEGFIMEHLEGDGMIFVHAGGTIVKKELNGDKIKVDTGCIVGFTKGIDFSIERAGGLKSMIFGSEGLFLATLQGHGTVYLQSLPFSRLADRILKNAPVAGGRRAGEGSALGRIGDFIDGD, encoded by the coding sequence ATGAAATGCCATAAAGTAGATTATGAAATATTTGGGGACGATATGCAAGTTGTGGAAGTTGAATTGGACCCAAATGAATCCGTAATAGCAGAAGCCGGGGCAATGAACTGGATGGAAGATGGAATTAATTTTGAGACTAAAATGGGAGATGGTTCGGACGCTAATGAAGGTTTGGTTGGTAAATTGTTTGGTGCAGCTAAAAGAGTAATTACAGGCGAATCTCTTTTTTTAACCCATTTTACAAATGTTGGGAGAGGTAAAAAAAGAGTAGCTTTTGCAGCTCCTTATCCCGGTTCAATAATACCAATAGATTTATCTAAATTAGACGGAGAATTTTTCTGTCAAAAGGATTCTTTTTTATGTGCGGCACTTGGGACAAAAGTAGGCATTTCATTTAATAAAAAAATAGGAACTGGATTATTTGGTGGAGAAGGCTTTATTATGGAGCATTTGGAAGGAGATGGAATGATATTTGTTCATGCAGGGGGAACAATCGTAAAAAAAGAATTAAATGGGGATAAAATTAAAGTAGATACCGGATGTATTGTAGGATTTACAAAAGGTATAGATTTTTCCATAGAACGGGCAGGAGGGTTAAAATCAATGATATTTGGTAGCGAAGGATTATTTTTAGCCACCCTACAAGGACACGGCACAGTGTATTTGCAAAGTCTTCCATTTTCAAGACTTGCCGATAGAATTCTTAAAAATGCACCAGTTGCAGGCGGAAGAAGGGCAGGAGAGGGCTCTGCATTGGGCAGAATTGGAGATTTTATTGATGGTGATTAA
- a CDS encoding DUF4013 domain-containing protein yields the protein MISESFKYMFNDENWKKKLAIGGIIGAIPILNLALYGYMIDTIKLVLGGVEDKSPEFNIVNQFIEGIIGIVIISIYIIIPISLLIIGYVFLGGSFLLILDDKTAGLGVMMMLIFILFLILYMLCSILFALIIPIALSHYVNTGKLSSIFEFKTLFSILKKTWLDILIFYIILTIAIVILEVIIYMVALIFAMTVILIPVAIWIFGMLMYYITTVSGYFYGKIYLKGVNELNK from the coding sequence ATGATATCTGAATCATTTAAATATATGTTTAACGACGAAAATTGGAAAAAGAAACTTGCCATCGGAGGAATAATTGGAGCAATACCAATTCTCAATTTGGCATTATATGGATATATGATAGACACGATAAAACTTGTTTTAGGCGGGGTCGAAGATAAATCACCCGAATTTAATATTGTTAATCAGTTTATTGAGGGGATTATCGGAATAGTAATTATATCAATATACATAATAATTCCGATTTCCCTGCTGATAATTGGCTATGTATTTTTAGGAGGGAGTTTTTTATTAATCCTTGATGATAAAACAGCCGGACTTGGCGTTATGATGATGTTAATTTTTATATTATTTTTGATTTTATATATGCTATGTAGTATATTATTTGCATTAATCATTCCAATTGCACTATCTCATTATGTCAATACAGGTAAATTATCGTCAATATTTGAATTTAAAACCCTATTTAGCATATTGAAAAAAACATGGCTTGATATTTTAATATTCTATATCATACTGACTATTGCAATAGTAATATTGGAAGTAATAATATACATGGTGGCATTAATATTTGCAATGACTGTTATATTAATACCAGTGGCTATTTGGATATTTGGGATGTTAATGTATTATATCACCACAGTATCAGGGTATTTCTACGGAAAAATATATTTAAAAGGCGTTAATGAATTAAATAAATAA
- a CDS encoding TIGR00267 family protein — translation MSLKGILSHIKVENLDVRYIIRGIIDGSLSSLGVVIGASGGDISIIIAAGVGGGVANGMSNILGALTAERAILEGERASQEKVLLQNEGSLKKSSFYQMAIDKTAVSGMQDGLATALGSIIPVMPFLFLEKNMAIMVSIAITLAILFALGVFIGKISKENLKISGLKMVLGGVMVAIISFAIERFI, via the coding sequence ATGAGTTTAAAAGGAATATTATCCCATATTAAAGTGGAAAACTTAGATGTTAGATATATAATAAGAGGTATTATAGATGGCTCTTTATCCTCCTTGGGTGTAGTAATTGGGGCAAGTGGTGGAGATATATCTATAATCATAGCTGCGGGAGTTGGTGGTGGTGTGGCAAATGGAATGTCTAATATTTTGGGAGCTTTAACAGCTGAACGAGCAATATTAGAAGGAGAAAGAGCATCTCAGGAAAAAGTATTATTACAAAATGAAGGTTCATTAAAAAAATCTTCATTTTATCAAATGGCAATAGATAAAACAGCAGTAAGTGGTATGCAAGATGGATTAGCAACGGCATTAGGTTCAATTATACCTGTTATGCCATTTTTATTTCTTGAAAAAAACATGGCTATAATGGTATCAATTGCAATTACTTTGGCCATATTATTTGCCCTTGGTGTATTCATTGGAAAAATCTCCAAGGAAAATTTAAAAATATCTGGATTAAAGATGGTACTTGGTGGTGTAATGGTTGCCATAATATCTTTTGCCATTGAGAGATTTATCTAA
- a CDS encoding DUF2085 domain-containing protein: MRQYIIYLLFLFLFCIFYIGIFLAPYLYDINSGISLFIYYIYSQICHQLSQRSFFIFEHKMAVCARCFGIYTGFLLGMLIYPIVKKLNNFKTPNKWYLIMALIPMGIDGTTQLIGLRESFNELRLITGFMAGFIGVFYILPVFLSIADGLLKKLEGYNDI, from the coding sequence ATGAGGCAATATATTATTTATCTCTTATTCCTATTTTTATTTTGTATTTTTTACATCGGAATTTTTTTAGCTCCTTATTTATATGACATAAATTCTGGAATATCCTTATTTATATACTACATATATTCTCAAATATGTCATCAGCTTTCACAAAGAAGTTTTTTCATTTTTGAGCACAAAATGGCAGTTTGTGCCCGATGTTTTGGGATATACACAGGATTTTTATTAGGAATGCTAATTTATCCAATTGTAAAGAAATTGAATAATTTCAAAACTCCCAACAAGTGGTATTTAATTATGGCATTGATACCGATGGGGATTGATGGAACTACCCAGCTAATAGGATTAAGGGAGAGTTTTAATGAACTGCGGTTAATTACGGGATTTATGGCTGGATTTATTGGGGTGTTTTATATACTTCCTGTGTTTTTAAGTATTGCCGATGGACTCTTAAAAAAGTTAGAGGGGTATAATGATATCTGA
- a CDS encoding SulP family inorganic anion transporter, producing the protein MTEEKIHTSQTKELNNKLVELVIPKDGSLKNDILSGLTVALALVPEAIAFSFILGIDPTIGLYAAFMMGLIASIVGGRPGMISGATGAVAVIFAPLVIHQVQVAGMESALGYLFVAVALMGIIQIIMGILRVGKFVRMIPHPVMLGFVNGLAIIIFMSQLGQFYGADGNLLPMPILLIMLVLIAITMIISKFLPKITKAVPATLVAIIVVTIISYFLNQAGYTVLTVLDFVKMIEPTKSTLAASIPSFSIPHIPFTMDTFKTILPYSILAAAVGLIESLMTLRLIDELTETRGRSNRECIGQGLANLVNGFFGGMGGCAMIGQSMINIRAGGRGRVSGIAAALFLLAFIVWGAPLIEMIPLAALVGVMFMVVIGTFEWSSLRILKKIPLSDAIIIALVSIMTVVFDLAIAVFAGIILAAIMFAWERGKDIWAHTESMKNKKVYRLHGPLFFASVTKFKDLFDFKNDPVDVVIDFEKSRVYDHSGIEAINNIAEKYAQYGKKLHLLNLSEDCQKLIKKADNIVEVSILDNLIWHVADDKLDN; encoded by the coding sequence ATGACAGAAGAAAAAATACATACAAGTCAAACAAAAGAATTAAATAATAAATTGGTGGAGTTAGTAATTCCAAAAGATGGAAGTCTTAAAAATGATATATTGTCCGGATTAACCGTGGCATTGGCATTGGTTCCCGAGGCAATAGCATTTTCATTTATATTGGGCATCGACCCAACAATAGGGCTTTATGCCGCATTTATGATGGGATTAATAGCTTCAATAGTGGGCGGTCGTCCGGGAATGATTAGTGGTGCAACTGGTGCAGTAGCCGTAATATTTGCACCCCTTGTAATTCACCAAGTTCAAGTTGCAGGAATGGAAAGTGCATTGGGCTATTTATTTGTTGCAGTAGCACTTATGGGAATTATTCAAATAATTATGGGGATTTTGCGAGTTGGTAAGTTTGTTAGAATGATACCCCATCCTGTTATGCTGGGTTTTGTTAATGGTCTTGCCATAATTATATTCATGTCCCAGCTTGGGCAATTTTATGGCGCAGATGGTAATTTACTACCTATGCCTATTTTATTAATTATGCTTGTTCTTATTGCAATAACAATGATCATAAGTAAATTTTTGCCCAAAATTACAAAGGCAGTCCCTGCTACGCTGGTGGCAATTATCGTAGTTACAATTATATCTTATTTCTTAAATCAAGCTGGATATACAGTTCTCACTGTGCTTGATTTTGTAAAAATGATAGAGCCAACTAAATCAACACTTGCAGCTTCTATTCCTTCATTCTCTATTCCACATATTCCATTTACAATGGATACATTTAAAACCATACTTCCATACTCAATTTTGGCGGCTGCTGTTGGTTTAATAGAGTCCCTTATGACATTGAGGTTAATTGACGAACTCACAGAAACAAGGGGGAGAAGTAATAGGGAATGTATCGGTCAAGGTTTGGCAAATTTGGTAAATGGATTTTTCGGTGGAATGGGGGGCTGTGCCATGATTGGTCAAAGTATGATAAATATTCGTGCAGGGGGTAGGGGGCGAGTCTCTGGAATTGCGGCGGCTTTATTTCTACTGGCATTTATTGTATGGGGAGCTCCCCTTATAGAAATGATACCACTTGCTGCCCTTGTGGGTGTAATGTTTATGGTAGTAATTGGAACATTTGAATGGTCTAGTCTCCGTATATTAAAGAAAATACCTCTATCTGATGCAATTATTATTGCACTGGTTTCTATTATGACTGTGGTATTTGATTTAGCTATTGCAGTATTTGCGGGAATAATATTGGCAGCTATTATGTTTGCATGGGAACGGGGGAAAGATATATGGGCACACACAGAATCTATGAAAAATAAAAAAGTATATAGGCTTCACGGTCCGCTTTTCTTTGCATCGGTCACTAAATTTAAGGATTTATTTGATTTTAAAAATGATCCTGTTGATGTGGTTATCGATTTTGAAAAATCTAGGGTTTATGACCATTCTGGAATTGAGGCAATAAATAATATTGCTGAAAAATATGCCCAATATGGTAAAAAATTGCATCTTCTTAATTTAAGTGAAGACTGTCAAAAATTAATTAAAAAGGCAGATAATATTGTGGAAGTTAGTATTCTTGATAATTTAATATGGCATGTTGCTGATGATAAATTAGATAACTAA
- a CDS encoding adenine nucleotide alpha hydrolase family protein, which translates to MNEKINDKNNIIKCETCLNDSSTSKIINHDNKNICIECYYSLKYPRDFNKMKEEIIKLLKKEPTEEEKDKNNIKNKNKRYPCILAFSGGKDSVVALYLLVKDLRIRPLCITVDNKYMSNEALINCYNITRYLNVDWMVINRDFTKLFEETILKGESPCRECSNKIMGELRGVAKSLNIDKIVSGHELPFGTSAFKPLKNNITLIRLLAGYNLTEKDRMKILEELPWKNPNLGGYTTNCLVLAPALKEFYKTHNFNFEFNRICAMVRYGLMTEEEATNSLKCPEVPDEVYEELKKRGLNLRGD; encoded by the coding sequence ATGAATGAGAAAATAAATGATAAAAATAATATTATAAAATGTGAAACCTGTCTTAATGACAGTAGCACCTCAAAGATAATAAATCATGATAATAAAAATATATGTATTGAATGTTATTATTCTTTAAAATATCCAAGAGATTTTAATAAAATGAAGGAGGAAATAATTAAATTATTAAAAAAAGAACCCACAGAAGAAGAGAAAGATAAAAATAATATTAAAAACAAAAACAAAAGATATCCTTGTATTTTGGCATTTTCGGGGGGCAAAGATAGTGTAGTGGCTTTATATTTACTTGTAAAGGATTTAAGAATAAGGCCGCTATGTATTACCGTGGATAATAAATATATGTCTAATGAAGCATTAATAAATTGTTATAATATAACACGATATTTAAATGTGGATTGGATGGTAATAAATAGGGATTTTACAAAATTATTTGAGGAAACTATTTTAAAGGGGGAATCACCATGTCGAGAGTGCTCAAATAAAATTATGGGGGAGCTCCGAGGTGTTGCAAAATCTTTAAATATAGATAAAATAGTGTCTGGGCATGAGCTACCTTTTGGAACTTCTGCATTTAAACCACTTAAAAACAATATAACTCTTATACGGTTGTTGGCAGGTTATAATTTAACGGAAAAAGACAGAATGAAAATATTGGAAGAATTACCCTGGAAAAATCCTAATTTGGGAGGATATACAACAAATTGTTTAGTTCTTGCACCAGCTTTAAAGGAATTTTATAAAACTCATAATTTTAATTTTGAATTCAATAGGATTTGCGCAATGGTTAGGTATGGACTAATGACAGAGGAGGAAGCAACTAATTCACTAAAATGTCCCGAAGTGCCTGATGAAGTGTATGAAGAACTCAAAAAAAGAGGACTAAATTTAAGGGGCGATTAG
- a CDS encoding DUF2115 domain-containing protein, with protein MNKMELLDILKKLSNNFGVYELMNVRIFLEKDMAHVPKEYRTHYINSYIGYYSKLLNNMKTIIPKNNNIGDKDCPIDEEKYNKLMDRIEQLKPEDSKGSSFIKLSKIVVPYLVFIEGIPLHPVGMKFPGGNRVIKKNNNYYCPVKNKQDNKYSLCEFCICKDYNELDKK; from the coding sequence ATGAATAAAATGGAGTTATTGGACATATTAAAAAAACTAAGCAATAATTTTGGGGTTTATGAATTAATGAATGTCAGGATATTTTTAGAAAAAGACATGGCTCATGTTCCCAAGGAATACCGAACACATTATATTAATTCATATATTGGATATTATTCTAAATTATTGAATAATATGAAAACCATAATCCCAAAAAACAATAATATTGGCGATAAAGATTGTCCTATTGATGAAGAAAAATATAATAAATTAATGGATAGGATAGAGCAGTTAAAACCAGAAGATAGTAAAGGGAGCTCCTTTATAAAATTATCAAAAATAGTAGTTCCTTATTTGGTTTTTATTGAAGGAATACCATTACATCCAGTTGGAATGAAATTTCCCGGCGGAAATCGCGTAATTAAAAAAAATAATAATTATTACTGTCCTGTGAAAAATAAGCAAGACAATAAATATTCTTTATGTGAATTTTGTATTTGCAAAGATTATAATGAGTTGGATAAAAAATAA